Proteins found in one Polyangiaceae bacterium genomic segment:
- a CDS encoding ATP-dependent Clp protease ATP-binding subunit gives MKSRLIEPELVALKKLAEEMAARRKERVSTAHLLAAIASTPSTASDLLLEKKLDGDELLRSAHAASDELDDPIRSAVQKSRGIAARMGAPVPGAVHLLVALVGDRRTAAHRILDQRGVDVSRLRASAMNVGLGLRRVVGRREAPAPRVSAAAPAKRSPSGVTIPLFPPSAPAPVEKKSPPPTLVPDPTAPRAPSRPPPSGRVLSTCPLPKSTPKTAVAKKKKAPTASRFELPPQKFATISSLGRNLTLAAARGELDPVVGRHMEVEQALDVLAKRQANNPILVGNAGVGKTSVVRALAQRIASAEDVVSLDDRVIIEVPITELLAGTGVRGALAARFAAIKKEVAAGEGRVVLFFDEIHQLFSGEGGEEISADLKLALAKGELPCIGATTHDEYKKVIEGDPALSRRFTAVEVEEPSREDAYLVLEALAPSFEAHHHVKYEDAALALSIAWSVRYLPGRALPDKAVSVVDLAGARTRRRGGTTVTVESVAEVVAEAADMPVERLLETDADRMLDLENILAARVVGHQSQIRRIARILRRNAAGLGSRRPIGTFLLLGPTGVGKTETAKAIAEVLFHAESAMTRIDMSEYGEPHSVARLIGAPPGYVGHEAGGQLTESVRRRPYQVVLLDEIEKAHPEVLETFLGVFDEGRLTDGRGRTVDFTNTVILMTSNIGAEASGSSARRRVGFGAESGPSADDVERGVTAAARAALAPELYNRIDEVLVFAPLGREEVREIARRLLSSVGRALFTQRGVRLELDDSAVDFLLDGGGFDPALGARPMKRTIARLVEAPLAEKILRGELAAGDVALLSVEDGEIGIDVLDGASSPAAE, from the coding sequence ATGAAGTCGCGTCTCATCGAGCCCGAGCTGGTAGCCCTCAAGAAGCTCGCTGAGGAGATGGCTGCCCGGCGCAAGGAACGCGTCTCGACGGCCCACCTCCTGGCAGCCATTGCCTCGACGCCGAGCACGGCGTCGGATCTGCTGTTGGAGAAGAAGCTCGATGGGGACGAGCTGCTTCGAAGCGCGCACGCCGCGAGCGACGAGCTCGACGATCCCATCCGCTCTGCGGTGCAGAAGTCTCGGGGCATCGCCGCGCGCATGGGCGCGCCGGTCCCTGGGGCCGTGCACTTGCTCGTGGCATTGGTGGGCGACCGCCGCACGGCGGCGCACCGCATCCTCGACCAGCGGGGCGTGGACGTGAGTCGGCTCCGGGCCTCCGCCATGAACGTGGGACTCGGACTCCGCCGCGTGGTGGGCCGCCGCGAAGCACCGGCACCCAGGGTCAGCGCTGCGGCTCCCGCCAAGCGCTCGCCGTCGGGCGTCACCATTCCCTTGTTCCCACCGTCGGCGCCGGCACCCGTGGAGAAGAAGTCGCCGCCGCCGACGCTGGTTCCGGATCCCACGGCGCCGCGTGCGCCGTCGCGGCCGCCGCCCAGTGGACGAGTGCTGTCGACCTGCCCGCTGCCGAAGTCGACCCCGAAGACCGCGGTCGCGAAGAAGAAGAAGGCGCCCACCGCCAGCCGCTTCGAGCTACCGCCGCAGAAGTTCGCGACGATCTCGTCCTTGGGGCGAAACCTGACGCTGGCCGCGGCGCGCGGGGAGCTGGATCCGGTGGTGGGGCGCCACATGGAGGTGGAGCAGGCGCTGGACGTGCTGGCCAAGCGCCAGGCGAACAATCCCATTTTGGTGGGCAACGCCGGCGTGGGGAAGACCAGCGTCGTGCGCGCCCTGGCGCAGCGCATCGCCAGCGCCGAGGACGTGGTGTCCCTCGACGATCGCGTGATCATCGAGGTGCCCATCACCGAGCTCTTGGCCGGTACCGGCGTGCGCGGCGCGCTGGCGGCACGCTTTGCGGCAATCAAGAAGGAAGTGGCCGCGGGCGAAGGCCGCGTGGTGCTGTTCTTCGACGAGATCCACCAGCTGTTCTCCGGCGAGGGCGGCGAGGAGATCTCGGCGGACCTGAAGCTGGCGTTGGCCAAGGGTGAGCTGCCCTGCATCGGCGCGACCACTCACGACGAGTACAAGAAGGTGATCGAGGGCGACCCGGCGCTGTCGCGGCGCTTCACCGCCGTGGAGGTGGAAGAGCCCAGCCGCGAGGACGCCTACCTGGTGCTCGAAGCGCTGGCGCCGAGCTTCGAGGCGCACCATCACGTCAAATACGAGGACGCTGCCCTGGCGCTGTCCATCGCCTGGTCCGTGCGCTACTTGCCGGGGCGCGCGCTGCCGGACAAGGCCGTGAGCGTCGTGGATCTGGCAGGGGCGCGCACCCGCCGCCGGGGCGGAACCACCGTCACCGTGGAGTCGGTGGCCGAAGTGGTCGCCGAGGCGGCGGACATGCCGGTCGAGCGCCTGCTCGAGACCGACGCGGATCGCATGCTCGACTTGGAGAACATCCTGGCGGCCCGCGTGGTCGGCCACCAGTCGCAGATCCGTCGTATCGCGCGCATTCTCCGGCGTAACGCCGCGGGGCTCGGCAGTCGGCGGCCGATCGGAACGTTCCTGCTCTTGGGACCCACGGGCGTGGGCAAGACCGAGACGGCCAAGGCCATCGCCGAGGTGTTGTTCCACGCCGAGAGCGCCATGACGCGCATCGACATGTCGGAGTACGGCGAGCCGCACTCGGTGGCGAGGTTGATCGGCGCGCCGCCCGGCTACGTGGGGCACGAGGCCGGCGGCCAGCTGACGGAGAGCGTGCGGCGCCGTCCGTACCAGGTGGTGCTGCTCGACGAGATCGAGAAGGCGCACCCGGAGGTGCTCGAGACGTTCCTCGGCGTCTTCGACGAGGGGCGCCTGACGGACGGCCGCGGGCGCACCGTGGACTTCACCAACACCGTGATCTTGATGACGTCCAACATCGGCGCCGAGGCGAGCGGCAGCTCGGCGCGGCGGCGGGTGGGCTTCGGCGCGGAGTCCGGGCCCAGCGCGGACGACGTGGAGCGCGGCGTGACGGCGGCAGCGCGGGCAGCGCTGGCGCCGGAGCTGTACAACCGCATCGACGAGGTGCTGGTGTTCGCGCCGCTGGGTCGTGAAGAGGTGCGCGAGATCGCGCGCAGGCTGCTCTCTTCCGTGGGGCGCGCCCTGTTCACCCAGCGCGGCGTGCGCCTGGAGCTGGACGACAGCGCGGTGGACTTTCTGCTCGACGGCGGCGGCTTCGATCCGGCGCTGGGCGCCCGGCCCATGAAGCGCACCATCGCGCGGCTGGTGGAAGCGCCGCTGGCCGAGAAGATCCTTCGGGGTGAGCTCGCGGCGGGGGACGTCGCGCTGCTCAGCGTGGAAGACGGCGAGATCGGGATCGACGTCCTGGACGGCGCGTCATCGCCCGCGGCGGAGTGA